The nucleotide window TCCCTTGgcccttccctctctctctctctctggatATTTTGCTCTGATAAAACGCCCAGTTCCTGTAGGAGACTGCGAGACAAATGCAACAAGTTCGGGTATTTGGCCAATCATTCCGTATTGATGGAAGATGGACACATTTCTTTTTCGGCTGGTGGAAAATGTGCAGCTTTCCAGCAGAAGGCTGCATTAAAATTTGAGTGCATtcataaagtgaaaaaaaatgcaggaaaaagagCTGAAACCCGCTCTCTCAAGTACCAGTGCGTTAAAGATTAACGCAGTCCAAAGCCTTAAGATGCCCCTGTTTTTAGCTCATGGAACCTCTAGCATCACAATTTCTAAAAGCCTGTCAGCACTTCTATTGTCAATCCTTTTTCAAGGACTTCTGGCTTTCCCTCAGCAGTTTTCGTGGTGGAAACCTCGAGACTCGCACTAAAAGCCGCTGgaagcatttccttggctttgcACGGGTAcgcagagagagagaggtttCCCTGTGATGCACAACGGATGGCGGCTCTAAAATCGCTGGGCGTCCTGCCTCGAGTCGTGCAAACGGGTTTTAAacgctgcagtgctgggaggtgTGGGAGCAAAAGTTCTCAAGGTAGTACAGAAACACATCGAtccttccccaggctgcagggctcaggtgAACTCTTCTCCATCTCCCAAAGGCGAGTTCACCTTGCAAAACTCACACACCCACGCAGCCTGCCGGCACTTTCTCGTCTGGAAGCTACAgaagggctctgctgtcccgcggggagggcaggggatgTGGAGGGGGTGGTGAGGTGAGGGGGGAATGTGTGGGAGTTatgtgtggattttggggtggccTGACACCACGGGGCTCCTTGGGAGTAAAAAAGGGTCCCTTTCTCCCCAGGGTAACCATGTATATTCAGTCTGAGAGTCTGCAGGTGAAAGAACCAAGGGAAGAGACTCTGGGTGTATGAGCTACTCTCCCACAGCCtaccccttccttccttcccttcccttcccttcccttcccttcccttcccttccttcctcttcttcccttccttccttccttccttccttcctcttccttccttccttccttccttccttccttccttccttccttccttccttccttccttccttccttccttccttccttccttccttccttccttccttccttccttccttccttctccttccttccttccttcctctccttccttccttccttccttccttccttccttccttccttccttccttccttccttccttccttccttccttccttccttccttccttccttccttcccttcttccctccttccttccctccttccttccctccttccttccctccttccctccttccctccttccctccttccctccttccctccttcctccctccttccttcccttccctcccttccttcccttccttcctcccttccttcctcccttccttcctcccttcctccctccctccctgatttctattgctgcttttcctcGTCGGACTCCTCCTCACTCCTCTCTTCCCAATCTTCTCCCTCAATTCTTCTCCTTCTGTGATCTCCTTTCTGCCATCCCACATCCTCCACGCCTTTGCCGTGGGCTCTTctggccctgccctccctccgcCCCCTTACACTGAAGGgcctgggcaggagggcagcgggccctgcccagcctcggCTGCCCGGGGCACCTTTCGGGACACCTCGCCGTGCTCCCcgccctcccttcctccccttttccctccagtctctgctccttttccttctcctctcctccccagcaccgCTCCCCCCGTCCTCAGTCCTTTGGCTCCCTCtagctccatcccctccctccgTCACCCCGACCCCTCCTCCTGCGGACccatccttccatccttccctccGCCCCGGCTGCGCTGCCGCTCTCCCGCCGCCGCCGACAGTGCCGCgcctcggctcggctcggctcggacaggctcggctcggctcggctcagCTCGGACAGGCTCGCTTCGGACACGCTCGGCTCGGACAGGCTCGGTTCGGCCCGGACAGGCCCGGCTCGCCGCGCCATGGTGCAGCTCGGGGGCGGCCGCCGAGCTCCTCCGGCCCCGGGCGCGCCGCCGGCCTTCAGCATCGAGAGCATCCTGCGGCGCCCGGCCAGGGAGCGGGGCACGGCCCGCTGCGCGCTGCcggaggagcaggaggaggaggaggagcaggagggagaggggccTGAGGAGCAAGAGCCCAGTAAAGGCTCCAGCGACTCGGGTACGGAGCCAGCAGCCTCCTCGGGCTGACCCGCAGGTCCGGCCCCCACCCGGGCGGTACCTGGGCACCCCCAGtgccgccgggccgggccgggccagcgcacacgcacacacacacaccgaCACAGACACGCAGACACAGACACGCGCGaacacagacacaggcacagacacagacGCGGACGCACAGACACACacgcaggaggaggggaggctCCGCGGGCGGACGCGGAAGATGCCGCACATCACCCACCTGCTTCCAGGCTGTTGTGCTCCCCTCCCGGCCTCCTGCGGCTGTCCCGTGCTCAGGAGCCCCTCGCTTTCCTGTCACACAGCTGGCAGAGGGATTTCCTTGGATCCTTATGGAAGGGCCTCACCCTTCTTCTCCCCTCTGGAGGGTGTGGGACCGCGGCCAGCCCTcggcagccccctccccatcctgtccccccCGCAGCCTCTCCCTGCGCTCCGCTGCCGGGCTGTGCGTGCAtgcggggcgggggcgcgggcTGCGGCCGGGACTGATGCTGTGCTTTGCCCTTGCAGGCAGCGAGCCCCGCCGGCCCCGTGCAGAAGGGACGAGCCGCGGCCTCGGCCCCGAGGGCGGCGAagcggggtcccctgtccccgcGGAGGGGACGCGCGGTCCCCGGCAGCCGCCGCCCCGAGAGGCCGGGGGCTCCGGCGCGGAGAACGGCAGATCgccggcggcgggcggcagGAAGAAGACACGGACCATCTTCTCCAAGTCCCAGGTGTTCCAGCTGGAGTCCACCTTCGACGTGAAACGCTACCTGAGCAGCTCCGAGCGGGCCGGGCTGGCCGCCGCGCTGCACCTCACCGAGACGCAGGTGAAGATCTGGTTCCAGAACCGCCGCAACAAGCTCAAGAGACAAATGTCATCCGAGCCCGAGGGCCCGGGGCCGGCCGAGCCCCCCGGGGAGCCGCAGCCCCCCAGTGCCGCCTCGGCTCTCTCCTTCCCGGCCCTCTACAAGGACAGCGCCCTGCTCAGCCGCTGCCTGCTGCCGCTGCctttccccctgctctgcccggGCAGCGCCATCCCCTACCTCTGCCTGCCCGGGCCGGGCAAACACTTCAGCCTGGTGGACGGGGATGTATAGCCCTGGCCTCCGACCTTGCCTTGCCAGGGGCCGCCCCGATTTTATTTATGACCCCGCTGGGCAGGTGGAGTGTCcgtcacag belongs to Zonotrichia leucophrys gambelii isolate GWCS_2022_RI chromosome 4, RI_Zleu_2.0, whole genome shotgun sequence and includes:
- the LOC135447307 gene encoding homeobox protein HMX1-like, encoding MVQLGGGRRAPPAPGAPPAFSIESILRRPARERGTARCALPEEQEEEEEQEGEGPEEQEPSKGSSDSGSEPRRPRAEGTSRGLGPEGGEAGSPVPAEGTRGPRQPPPREAGGSGAENGRSPAAGGRKKTRTIFSKSQVFQLESTFDVKRYLSSSERAGLAAALHLTETQVKIWFQNRRNKLKRQMSSEPEGPGPAEPPGEPQPPSAASALSFPALYKDSALLSRCLLPLPFPLLCPGSAIPYLCLPGPGKHFSLVDGDV